The proteins below come from a single Crossiella sp. CA-258035 genomic window:
- a CDS encoding VWA domain-containing protein, with product MSDPVRRYRYGRFSGGPDPLAPPPDLRAALEEIGRDVMEGRSPDAALRELLRRGLPGQHGLDDLTQRLWRKRSELQRRHRLDGTLEQVKELLQRALTKERQALARDLDDNARFQEFQLDALPASPAGAVRELTEYDWRSGEAREAYQEIQRMLGQEALEQRFRGMSEALKATTPEDVARVREMLEDLSALLGQRAQGDPDIDAKFAEFMARHGEFFPENPRTVDELVDLLAARAAAAQRLLNSLSQQQRQELAQLSQQAFGDPRLAQALQQLDNQLRQLRPGQDWTGRGRFRGDTPLGMAEGAAALQDLAELDQLAEQLAQSYPGARLEDIDLDALARQLGRESTVDMRRLAELERQLRERGLLERAPDGELRLTPKAMRQLGDTALRDVLDQVRTRRGDRDNQAAGAAGELSGATRPWQFGDTEPWDVGRTVRNAVLRAAGQRERAVRLDVADVEVAETEHRSRAAVALCVDTSWSMVQDGRWLPMKRTALALHHLISTRFRADALQVITFGREAATMDIGELTALEGAWEQGTNLHHALLLAGRHLRRHPDAQPVVLVVTDGEPTAHLEPDGEAVFDYPPRPETLARTLAELDALARLGSNLTVFRLGEDPRLTRFVDLMARRSNGRVVAPDLDGLGAAVVSDYLRNRRSR from the coding sequence ATGAGCGATCCGGTTCGGCGCTACCGGTATGGGCGCTTCTCCGGCGGGCCCGACCCGCTGGCGCCACCGCCCGACCTGCGGGCGGCGCTGGAGGAGATCGGCCGGGACGTGATGGAGGGCCGCTCACCCGATGCCGCGCTGCGCGAGCTGCTCCGCCGCGGCCTGCCCGGTCAGCACGGGCTCGACGACCTCACCCAGCGGCTGTGGCGCAAGCGCAGCGAGCTGCAGCGGCGGCACCGCCTGGACGGCACCCTGGAGCAGGTCAAGGAGCTGCTCCAGCGGGCGCTGACCAAGGAACGCCAGGCCCTGGCCCGCGACCTCGACGACAACGCCCGCTTCCAGGAGTTCCAACTGGACGCGCTGCCGGCCAGCCCGGCCGGGGCGGTCCGCGAGCTCACCGAGTACGACTGGCGCTCCGGCGAGGCCCGCGAGGCCTACCAGGAGATCCAGCGGATGCTCGGCCAGGAGGCCCTGGAACAGCGCTTCCGCGGCATGAGCGAGGCGCTCAAGGCGACCACGCCGGAGGACGTGGCGCGGGTGCGGGAGATGCTGGAGGACCTCTCCGCGCTGCTCGGCCAGCGCGCCCAGGGTGACCCGGACATCGACGCCAAGTTCGCCGAGTTCATGGCCAGGCACGGCGAGTTCTTCCCGGAGAACCCGCGCACCGTCGACGAGCTGGTCGACCTGCTGGCCGCGCGGGCCGCGGCGGCGCAGCGGCTGCTCAACTCGCTGTCCCAGCAGCAGCGCCAGGAGCTCGCCCAGCTGTCCCAGCAGGCCTTCGGCGACCCCCGGCTCGCCCAGGCCCTGCAACAGCTGGACAACCAGCTGCGGCAGCTGCGGCCCGGCCAGGACTGGACCGGGCGCGGGCGCTTCCGCGGCGACACCCCGCTCGGCATGGCCGAGGGCGCGGCCGCGTTGCAGGACCTGGCCGAGCTGGACCAGCTCGCCGAACAGCTCGCCCAGTCCTATCCCGGCGCGCGGCTGGAGGACATCGACCTGGACGCGCTGGCCCGCCAGCTCGGCCGGGAGTCCACTGTGGACATGCGGCGGCTGGCCGAGCTGGAACGCCAGCTGCGCGAACGCGGCCTGCTGGAACGCGCCCCCGACGGGGAGCTGCGGCTCACCCCCAAGGCCATGCGGCAGCTCGGCGACACCGCGCTGCGCGACGTGCTCGACCAGGTCCGCACCCGCCGCGGCGACCGGGACAACCAGGCCGCGGGCGCGGCGGGCGAGCTCAGCGGAGCCACCCGGCCGTGGCAGTTCGGCGACACCGAACCGTGGGACGTGGGGCGGACGGTGCGCAACGCCGTGCTGCGCGCCGCCGGGCAGCGGGAGCGGGCGGTGCGCCTGGACGTGGCCGATGTCGAGGTGGCCGAGACCGAGCACCGGTCCAGGGCCGCGGTCGCGCTGTGCGTGGACACCTCCTGGTCGATGGTGCAGGACGGGCGGTGGCTGCCGATGAAGCGCACCGCGCTGGCCCTGCACCACCTGATCAGCACCCGGTTCCGTGCGGATGCCTTGCAGGTCATCACCTTCGGCCGGGAAGCGGCCACCATGGACATCGGCGAGCTGACCGCGCTGGAGGGCGCCTGGGAGCAGGGCACCAACCTGCACCACGCGCTGCTGCTGGCCGGACGGCACCTGCGCCGCCACCCCGACGCCCAGCCGGTGGTGCTGGTGGTCACCGACGGTGAGCCCACCGCGCACCTGGAACCCGACGGCGAGGCGGTCTTCGACTACCCGCCCCGGCCGGAGACCCTGGCCCGGACCCTCGCCGAGCTGGACGCGCTGGCCAGGCTGGGCAGCAACCTGACCGTGTTCCGGCTCGGCGAGGACCCGCGGCTCACCAGGTTCGTGGACCTGATGGCCCGGCGCAGCAACGGCCGTGTGGTCGCGCCGGACCTCGACGGGCTGGGCGCGGCGGTGGTCAGTGACTACCTGCGCAACCGGCGCTCGCGGTAG
- a CDS encoding M15 family metallopeptidase, which translates to MSLRSVLGSVLLAVAATGTLTPPATAAGGGLPPGFVVLSDVDPTIRHDIRYFGRHNFVGERVDGYRRPLCVLTRQAATALRTAQRALLRQGYTLKVYDCYRPQRAVDHFVRWAKDLADERMKAEFYPNVAKDRLFADGYIAEKSGHSRGSTLDVTLVKLPVRPQRPYRTGEPLTPCFAPVGIRFPDNTVDMGTGYDCFDPLSHTDNPAITGPARVHRDLLRGTLAAAGFRNLAEEWWHFTLNNEPFPGTYFDFPVARRARP; encoded by the coding sequence ATGTCCCTGCGCTCAGTTCTCGGCTCGGTCCTGCTCGCGGTCGCCGCGACCGGCACACTCACGCCCCCGGCCACCGCGGCCGGGGGCGGGCTACCACCGGGGTTCGTGGTGCTCTCCGACGTCGACCCCACCATCCGGCACGACATCCGCTACTTCGGGCGGCACAACTTCGTCGGCGAGCGCGTCGACGGCTACCGGCGGCCGCTGTGCGTGCTCACCCGCCAGGCCGCGACCGCGCTGCGCACCGCCCAGCGCGCGCTGCTGCGGCAGGGCTACACGCTCAAGGTCTACGACTGCTACCGGCCGCAGCGCGCGGTGGACCACTTCGTGCGCTGGGCCAAGGACCTCGCCGACGAGCGGATGAAGGCCGAGTTCTACCCCAACGTGGCCAAGGACCGGCTCTTCGCCGACGGCTACATCGCGGAGAAGTCCGGGCACAGCCGCGGCAGCACCCTGGACGTCACCCTGGTCAAGCTGCCGGTCCGCCCGCAGCGCCCGTACCGGACCGGTGAGCCGCTCACGCCCTGCTTCGCGCCGGTGGGCATCCGGTTCCCGGACAACACGGTGGACATGGGCACCGGTTACGACTGCTTCGACCCGTTGTCCCACACCGACAACCCGGCCATCACCGGCCCGGCCCGCGTGCACCGCGACCTGCTGCGCGGCACCCTGGCCGCGGCCGGTTTCCGCAACCTGGCCGAGGAGTGGTGGCACTTCACCCTGAACAACGAGCCCTTCCCCGGCACCTACTTCGACTTCCCGGTGGCCCGCCGCGCACGACCCTGA
- a CDS encoding ATP-binding protein — translation MPTAPADLPRTVGALRAAGHQPRSVAEEIRTNLLAALGDGRPVWRGIVGFDETVLPQLERALLAGHHLVLLGERGQGKTRLARTLADLLDEWTPVIEGAELAEDPLDPITPASRRRAAELGDELPVAWLHRSQRYAEKLATPDTSVGDLVGDVDPVKVAEGRSLGDPETIHFGLIPRAHRGIVAINELPDLAERIQVALLNVMEERDIQVRGYTLRLPLDLLLVATANPEDYTNRGRIITPLKDRFGAEIRTHYLSDLDDEINLIRQEAELVAEVGDPLLEVLARFVGHLRESSAVDQRSGVSARFAVAAAETVAAAALQRAARTGEWPAVARPVDLDAVTPVLRGKLEFHAGLEEEAEELLTHLLRRSLAETARTSLAGIDLRSLVEAVAEGHPVRTGPRVRAAEVLGALPELPVLHEVAARFGVAPTDPPGRIAAVVELALESLYLSRNLAKDVESGDAVYGG, via the coding sequence GTGCCAACGGCTCCCGCCGACCTGCCGCGCACCGTGGGCGCCCTGCGCGCCGCCGGGCACCAGCCGCGCAGCGTGGCCGAGGAGATCCGGACCAACCTGCTGGCCGCCCTCGGTGACGGGCGCCCGGTGTGGCGCGGCATCGTCGGCTTCGACGAGACCGTGCTGCCACAGCTGGAACGCGCGTTGCTGGCCGGGCACCACCTGGTGCTGCTCGGCGAACGCGGCCAGGGTAAGACCAGGCTCGCCCGGACCCTGGCCGACCTGCTGGACGAGTGGACCCCGGTGATCGAGGGGGCCGAGCTCGCCGAAGACCCCCTGGACCCGATCACGCCGGCCTCCCGCCGCCGCGCCGCCGAACTCGGCGACGAGCTGCCGGTGGCCTGGCTGCACCGCTCGCAGCGCTACGCCGAGAAGCTCGCCACCCCCGACACCTCCGTGGGCGACCTGGTCGGCGACGTCGACCCGGTCAAGGTCGCCGAAGGTCGCAGCCTCGGCGATCCGGAGACCATCCACTTCGGGCTCATCCCGCGCGCCCACCGCGGCATCGTGGCCATCAACGAGCTGCCCGACCTGGCCGAGCGGATCCAGGTCGCGCTGCTCAACGTGATGGAGGAACGCGACATCCAGGTCCGCGGCTACACCCTGCGGCTGCCGCTGGACCTGCTGCTGGTGGCCACCGCCAACCCGGAGGACTACACCAACCGCGGCCGGATCATCACCCCGCTCAAGGACCGCTTCGGCGCGGAGATCCGCACCCACTACCTCAGCGACCTCGACGACGAGATCAACCTGATCCGCCAGGAAGCCGAACTGGTGGCCGAGGTCGGCGACCCGCTGCTGGAGGTGCTGGCCCGCTTCGTCGGGCACCTGCGCGAGTCCAGCGCGGTGGACCAGCGCTCCGGCGTCTCCGCCCGGTTCGCGGTGGCCGCCGCCGAGACCGTGGCCGCCGCGGCCCTGCAACGCGCGGCGCGCACCGGGGAGTGGCCGGCGGTGGCGCGGCCGGTGGACCTGGACGCGGTGACCCCGGTGCTGCGCGGCAAGCTGGAGTTCCACGCCGGGCTGGAGGAAGAGGCCGAGGAGCTGCTCACCCACCTGCTGCGGCGTTCGCTGGCCGAGACCGCCCGGACCTCGCTGGCCGGGATCGACCTGCGCTCGCTGGTGGAAGCGGTGGCCGAGGGGCACCCGGTGCGCACCGGGCCGCGGGTGCGGGCCGCGGAGGTGCTGGGCGCGCTGCCGGAGCTGCCGGTGCTGCACGAGGTGGCCGCCCGCTTCGGCGTGGCTCCCACTGACCCGCCCGGCCGGATCGCCGCGGTGGTGGAGCTGGCCCTGGAGTCGCTGTACCTGTCGCGGAACCTGGCCAAGGACGTCGAGTCCGGGGACGCGGTCTACGGGGGCTGA
- a CDS encoding polysaccharide deacetylase family protein, whose product MRRSVPRRWLVWTLAPVLVLLISLWGTWRVSDSRTFQFYGGLTDRVDTGDKVVALTFDDGPTERTPEVLKALAEAQVKATFFVTGQELAVYPEHGKAIVRAGHELGNHSYSHQRMVLVGGDFVRTEVERTDALIRAAGHTGEIHFRPPNGKKLLSLPRYLAAHQRQTIMWDVEPESDGTDAADPAAITRSVLEKTRPGSIVLLHVMYPVRQPSLAAVPELVAGLKERGYRFVTVSELLALRR is encoded by the coding sequence ATGCGGAGATCTGTGCCTCGCCGGTGGCTGGTCTGGACCCTGGCGCCGGTGCTGGTGCTGCTCATCTCGCTGTGGGGGACCTGGCGGGTGAGCGACTCGCGGACCTTCCAGTTCTACGGCGGGCTCACCGACCGGGTGGACACCGGGGACAAGGTGGTCGCGCTGACCTTCGACGACGGCCCCACCGAACGGACCCCCGAGGTGCTCAAGGCGCTGGCCGAGGCGCAGGTGAAGGCCACCTTCTTCGTCACCGGCCAGGAGCTGGCGGTCTACCCCGAGCACGGGAAGGCGATCGTGCGGGCCGGGCACGAGCTGGGCAACCACAGCTACTCGCACCAGCGGATGGTGCTGGTGGGCGGGGACTTCGTGCGCACCGAAGTCGAGCGCACCGACGCGCTGATCAGGGCGGCCGGGCACACCGGGGAGATCCACTTCCGGCCGCCGAACGGGAAGAAGCTGCTCAGTCTGCCCCGCTACCTGGCCGCACACCAGCGACAGACGATCATGTGGGACGTGGAGCCGGAGTCCGACGGCACCGATGCCGCCGATCCGGCCGCGATCACCAGGTCGGTGCTGGAGAAGACCCGCCCGGGGTCGATCGTCCTGCTGCACGTCATGTACCCGGTGCGCCAGCCCTCCCTGGCCGCCGTGCCGGAGCTGGTCGCCGGGCTGAAGGAACGCGGCTACCGCTTCGTGACGGTCTCGGAGCTGTTGGCCCTGCGCCGCTGA
- a CDS encoding crosslink repair DNA glycosylase YcaQ family protein, with product MAASVTRAQALAYRMAAQGLHREHKHARDLDVLALGVQDTRGSAQLALAARLPEPPEPTEDLALLWSVRGAPHLHRRRDLTTLARHLWPRDEKDAFARLGSERKPLKAAGISSLDAFRAASTALRDAVPAPMPRGEVSAAVTRLLPPAYSYDCRTCQSHHIYGSLFQTIGLFAGLRHDLTGPALLLRPLEDRPPIPDTSAGATPLILDYLRLHGPATRAEAAAYLGTSQSALAPVWPTDLAEVTLDGAQTWLPADALPQLRTPPKTQVVRLLPPLDPYLQARDRERLVPDAARRKEIWKIIGNPGALLVNGELAGTWRPKSTAKRLELTVTAFEPLTKSQQQALQREAELVATVRGLPEVRLIHA from the coding sequence ATGGCCGCCTCGGTGACTCGAGCCCAGGCCCTGGCGTACCGGATGGCCGCCCAGGGCCTGCACCGCGAACACAAGCACGCCCGCGACCTGGACGTGCTCGCCCTCGGCGTGCAGGACACCCGGGGCTCGGCCCAGCTGGCCCTGGCCGCCCGCCTGCCGGAGCCCCCGGAGCCGACCGAGGACCTGGCCCTGCTGTGGTCGGTGCGCGGCGCCCCGCACCTGCACCGCCGCCGCGACCTGACCACCCTGGCCCGCCACCTGTGGCCCAGGGACGAGAAGGACGCCTTCGCCCGCCTGGGCTCGGAACGCAAACCCCTCAAGGCAGCCGGAATCTCCTCCCTGGATGCCTTCCGCGCCGCCTCGACCGCCCTCCGCGACGCCGTGCCGGCCCCGATGCCCAGGGGTGAGGTCAGCGCCGCGGTCACCCGCCTGCTGCCCCCCGCGTACTCCTACGACTGCCGCACCTGCCAGTCCCACCACATCTACGGCAGCCTGTTCCAGACCATCGGCCTGTTCGCCGGCCTGCGCCACGACCTCACCGGCCCTGCCCTGCTGCTGCGCCCCCTGGAAGACCGCCCGCCCATCCCGGACACCTCCGCCGGCGCCACCCCGCTGATCCTGGACTACCTGCGCCTGCACGGCCCCGCCACCCGCGCCGAGGCCGCCGCCTACCTCGGCACCTCCCAGTCCGCCCTAGCCCCGGTCTGGCCCACCGACCTGGCCGAGGTCACCCTCGACGGCGCCCAGACCTGGCTCCCCGCCGACGCCCTCCCCCAGCTCCGCACCCCGCCGAAGACCCAGGTCGTGCGCCTGCTCCCGCCGCTGGACCCCTACCTCCAGGCCAGGGACCGAGAGCGGTTGGTGCCGGACGCGGCCCGCCGCAAGGAGATCTGGAAGATCATCGGCAACCCGGGAGCGCTGCTGGTCAACGGCGAGCTGGCTGGCACCTGGCGACCCAAGAGCACGGCCAAGCGGCTGGAGCTGACGGTCACCGCGTTCGAGCCGCTGACCAAGTCGCAGCAGCAGGCGCTCCAGCGCGAGGCCGAGCTGGTGGCCACGGTCCGCGGCCTGCCCGAGGTACGGCTCATCCACGCCTGA
- a CDS encoding metalloregulator ArsR/SmtB family transcription factor, whose product MDYDAVFKALADPTRRRLLDALHAHNGQRLHELCAGTDLTRQAVTKHLAILEAANLVATTRSGREKLHHLNPAPLNDISTRWLAKYDQRQLNALATLKQALEDDRE is encoded by the coding sequence ATGGACTACGACGCGGTGTTCAAGGCGCTGGCCGATCCCACCCGCCGCCGCCTGCTGGACGCCCTGCACGCGCACAACGGTCAGCGCCTGCACGAGCTCTGCGCGGGCACCGACCTCACCCGCCAGGCGGTGACCAAGCACCTGGCCATCCTCGAGGCGGCCAACCTGGTCGCCACCACCCGCTCCGGCCGGGAAAAGCTGCACCACCTCAACCCGGCCCCGCTCAACGACATCAGCACCCGCTGGCTCGCCAAGTACGACCAGCGGCAGCTCAACGCCCTGGCCACCCTCAAACAGGCCCTGGAGGACGACCGTGAGTGA
- a CDS encoding SRPBCC family protein, with translation MSDLDFIYVTYIRTTPEQLWTALTSGEFTEQYYGVHLVSDWRPGSLIHWRNEDGSLGTSGETVLAADPPYLLSYTFKVGADYPDLHAEDASRVTFTLERDGETVKLTLTHDRFDPRGQVRESVSHGWPAILSGLKTLLETGERLP, from the coding sequence GTGAGTGACCTCGACTTCATCTACGTCACCTACATCCGGACCACCCCTGAACAGCTGTGGACCGCGCTGACCAGCGGCGAGTTCACCGAGCAGTACTACGGCGTGCACCTGGTCTCGGACTGGCGGCCCGGCTCGCTCATCCACTGGCGCAACGAGGACGGCAGCCTGGGCACCTCGGGTGAGACCGTGCTGGCGGCCGATCCGCCTTACCTGCTCAGCTACACCTTCAAGGTCGGCGCGGACTACCCGGACCTGCACGCCGAGGACGCCTCCCGGGTCACCTTCACCCTGGAACGCGACGGCGAGACGGTGAAGCTCACCCTCACCCACGACCGGTTCGACCCGCGCGGGCAGGTGCGTGAGTCGGTCTCGCACGGCTGGCCCGCGATCCTCTCCGGCCTGAAGACCCTGCTGGAGACTGGCGAGCGCCTGCCCTGA
- a CDS encoding DUF6493 family protein, whose product MLVTELLAGTPGDVLTRVLGLPGEQQRGFVPELGAVLRDGLELVLLDNGHTYGARDPRLAERAAVALLATVPPRDPLLGELRPPEPELTKRILLARPPRERAALAGWLVEWQSGWDAVRVLAREGELEPVRTPEYFAGWFRWSRRDLNTPLAERLRAEPGALDEVWELLPVEGIGDASFAAFDKYVPVDCQWSTALAELSRTGELDRARLLETSLEVLARDFAVFRARWYASLHEALTPSPVERAGWQHGYARLCGSGVPSTVGFAVKALAAVQKAGLLDAEVALRHLPAAAAGRGAGTAKLAVRLAAKAGQAAAGLAGEVFAAAATHESAEVRELAAAHLGTRVETPARVEPVAYPEPVLPPFAERRLLVVPLEVPDSPAAVAEAFSALLADHYQGDLLLAALDGAHRVAGDELRDALKPLVKRAVKADTAHAELMPKLLSVLVRGLAGREVEPPELVNGWSRPLRHRMRALLAGNARPVSAATHLGGWLDPVVFVRRLARRPEAALDDVVDGLLRLAPDTRAEALELAAQLTGPYAVAVRFALGGPETPARDWLGLAAAKARHPEAADPVAVLRGEPGEPFGWSARLVTDSFDLIRLKFTRTPAETEPDTPWLGTLNTPPVDHGWEGFTSPHEVVGAPYDRAVLEAEVARDLFENDVEVGYPSEVYGLSPFLDRPAVPSYPGLLMIAAALNTQRASGAQLGVDAALSLLDARQLGPRALGQALGVFGGELTLTRLTKRLSVLAGEHPAAVLSTVDALLPLLDRSARGLSALLELAVDLAERGAGTVSPATGDWLAGLTGSSKAAKAALRLLR is encoded by the coding sequence GTGTTGGTGACCGAACTGCTGGCCGGGACTCCCGGCGACGTGCTGACCAGGGTGCTCGGGCTGCCCGGCGAGCAGCAGCGCGGCTTCGTGCCGGAGCTGGGCGCGGTGCTGCGGGACGGCCTGGAACTGGTGCTGCTCGACAACGGGCACACCTACGGGGCACGGGACCCGCGGCTGGCTGAGCGGGCTGCTGTCGCGTTGCTGGCCACAGTGCCCCCGCGCGATCCGCTGCTGGGCGAGCTCCGGCCACCCGAACCCGAGCTGACCAAGCGGATCCTGCTGGCCCGGCCGCCACGGGAACGGGCCGCGCTGGCCGGCTGGCTGGTGGAGTGGCAGAGCGGGTGGGACGCGGTCCGGGTGCTGGCGCGCGAGGGCGAGCTCGAACCGGTGCGCACGCCGGAGTACTTCGCGGGCTGGTTCCGGTGGTCGCGGCGAGACCTGAACACACCACTGGCCGAGCGGCTGCGGGCCGAACCTGGGGCGCTGGACGAGGTGTGGGAGCTGCTGCCGGTCGAGGGGATCGGGGACGCGAGCTTCGCCGCCTTCGACAAGTACGTGCCGGTGGACTGCCAGTGGTCGACCGCCCTGGCCGAGCTGAGCCGCACCGGCGAGCTGGACCGGGCGCGGCTGCTGGAGACCAGCCTGGAGGTGCTGGCCAGGGACTTCGCCGTGTTCCGGGCCCGGTGGTACGCCTCGCTGCACGAGGCGCTGACGCCGAGTCCAGTGGAGCGGGCCGGGTGGCAGCACGGGTACGCGCGGCTGTGCGGCAGCGGGGTGCCGAGCACGGTGGGTTTCGCGGTGAAGGCCCTGGCCGCGGTGCAGAAGGCCGGGCTGCTCGACGCCGAGGTGGCGCTGCGGCACCTGCCCGCCGCGGCCGCCGGGCGTGGAGCCGGCACGGCGAAGCTCGCGGTGCGGCTGGCGGCCAAGGCCGGACAGGCCGCGGCGGGGCTGGCCGGGGAGGTGTTCGCGGCGGCGGCCACGCACGAGTCGGCCGAGGTGCGCGAGCTCGCGGCCGCGCACCTGGGCACGCGGGTGGAGACGCCTGCCAGGGTGGAGCCGGTGGCCTACCCGGAGCCGGTGCTGCCGCCCTTCGCCGAGCGGCGGCTGCTGGTGGTGCCGCTGGAGGTGCCGGACTCGCCCGCGGCGGTGGCCGAGGCGTTCTCCGCGCTGCTGGCCGACCACTACCAGGGCGATCTGCTGCTGGCCGCGCTCGACGGTGCGCACCGGGTCGCCGGAGACGAGCTGCGGGATGCGCTCAAGCCCCTGGTCAAGCGGGCGGTCAAGGCGGACACCGCACACGCGGAGCTGATGCCCAAGCTGCTCAGCGTGCTGGTGCGCGGGCTGGCCGGGCGGGAGGTCGAACCGCCGGAGCTGGTCAACGGGTGGTCCCGGCCGCTGCGGCACCGGATGCGGGCGCTGCTGGCCGGGAACGCGAGGCCGGTGTCGGCGGCCACGCACCTGGGTGGCTGGCTGGATCCGGTGGTGTTCGTGCGGCGGCTGGCCCGGCGCCCCGAGGCAGCGCTGGATGACGTGGTGGACGGGTTGCTGCGGCTGGCCCCGGACACCAGGGCCGAGGCCCTCGAGCTCGCGGCGCAGCTGACCGGGCCGTACGCGGTGGCGGTGCGCTTCGCCCTCGGCGGGCCGGAGACACCGGCGCGGGACTGGCTGGGACTGGCGGCGGCCAAGGCCCGGCACCCGGAGGCCGCCGATCCGGTCGCGGTGCTGCGCGGCGAGCCAGGCGAGCCGTTCGGCTGGTCGGCGCGACTGGTGACCGACAGCTTTGACCTGATCAGGCTGAAGTTCACCAGGACACCGGCGGAGACCGAACCGGACACGCCGTGGCTGGGCACGCTGAACACGCCGCCGGTGGATCACGGCTGGGAAGGGTTCACCAGCCCGCACGAGGTGGTTGGCGCGCCGTATGACCGGGCAGTGCTCGAGGCCGAGGTGGCCAGGGACCTGTTCGAGAACGACGTCGAGGTCGGCTACCCCAGCGAGGTGTACGGGCTCAGTCCGTTCCTGGACCGCCCGGCCGTGCCCTCCTACCCCGGCCTGCTGATGATCGCGGCCGCGCTGAACACCCAGCGCGCCTCGGGCGCACAGCTCGGCGTGGACGCCGCGCTGTCCCTGCTGGACGCCCGGCAGCTCGGACCCCGGGCGCTCGGCCAGGCACTGGGCGTCTTCGGCGGCGAGCTGACGCTGACCCGGCTGACCAAGCGGTTGTCCGTGCTGGCGGGGGAGCACCCGGCCGCTGTTCTGTCCACAGTGGACGCTCTGCTGCCGTTGCTGGACCGGTCGGCGCGCGGGCTGTCGGCGTTGCTGGAGCTGGCCGTGGACCTGGCCGAGCGCGGCGCGGGCACGGTGAGTCCGGCGACCGGGGACTGGCTGGCCGGACTCACCGGGTCCTCGAAGGCGGCGAAGGCGGCCTTACGACTGCTCCGCTGA
- a CDS encoding SCO1664 family protein has product MRPGDDGAIELLTHGTLDVRGRLVDASNATLFCGIEHEGVQAECVYKPVRGERPLWDFPDGTLAGREVATYLVSEAAGFGLVPPTVLRPGPFGEGMVQLWVDTEPEADLVDLLPPDDVPEGWKEVLRAHDRFGDPAALVHADHPRMRLLAALDVVVNNADRKGGHVLHALGGAVYGVDHGICLNAEDKLRTVLWGWLGEPLGEEAAEGLRRLRAGLDGEFGEALHEHLTITEVRMLTERTDKLLGAGVFPAPTGDWPPIPWPAF; this is encoded by the coding sequence GTGCGCCCTGGGGACGACGGCGCGATCGAACTGCTCACCCACGGCACGCTGGACGTGCGGGGACGGCTGGTCGACGCCTCCAACGCGACGCTGTTCTGCGGCATCGAGCACGAGGGTGTGCAGGCGGAGTGCGTGTACAAGCCGGTGCGCGGCGAACGCCCGCTGTGGGACTTCCCGGACGGCACCCTGGCCGGGCGGGAGGTGGCCACCTACCTGGTGTCGGAGGCGGCCGGTTTCGGACTGGTGCCGCCCACGGTGCTGCGGCCGGGCCCCTTCGGCGAGGGCATGGTGCAGCTGTGGGTGGACACCGAGCCCGAGGCCGACCTGGTCGACCTGCTGCCGCCCGATGACGTGCCCGAGGGCTGGAAAGAAGTGCTGCGGGCGCACGACCGCTTCGGCGACCCCGCCGCGCTGGTGCACGCCGACCACCCGCGGATGCGGCTGCTCGCGGCCCTGGACGTGGTGGTCAACAACGCCGACCGCAAGGGCGGGCACGTGCTGCACGCCCTCGGTGGCGCGGTGTACGGGGTGGACCACGGGATCTGCCTCAACGCCGAGGACAAGCTGCGCACCGTGCTGTGGGGCTGGCTCGGCGAGCCGCTGGGCGAGGAGGCGGCCGAGGGGCTGCGGCGGCTGCGCGCGGGACTGGACGGGGAGTTCGGCGAGGCGCTGCACGAGCACCTGACCATCACCGAGGTCCGGATGCTCACCGAACGCACCGACAAGCTGCTGGGCGCGGGAGTGTTCCCGGCCCCGACCGGGGACTGGCCGCCGATCCCCTGGCCCGCGTTCTAG
- a CDS encoding DUF3090 domain-containing protein has protein sequence MARVIHLFRQPERFVAGTVGQPGDRSFYLQASENGRTVSVLLEKQQVSVLAERLGALLEEVHRRFGAEVPPDAPEDVVDTEPLEVPLEEEFRVGTMGLGWDADSSAVVVELLAATEEEIDESVVLDDTEEGPDAVRVFLSPVQARAFAQRAERVVSAGRKPCPLCNEPLDAEGHVCPRQNGYRRGEPS, from the coding sequence ATGGCACGTGTCATTCACCTCTTCCGCCAGCCCGAACGGTTCGTAGCCGGAACCGTCGGGCAACCAGGCGACCGCTCGTTCTACCTCCAGGCCAGCGAGAACGGCCGTACCGTCAGCGTGCTGCTGGAGAAGCAGCAGGTGTCGGTGCTGGCCGAACGGCTGGGCGCGCTGCTCGAGGAGGTGCACCGGCGCTTCGGCGCCGAGGTGCCGCCCGACGCGCCTGAGGACGTCGTCGACACCGAACCCCTCGAGGTGCCCCTCGAGGAGGAGTTCCGGGTCGGCACCATGGGGCTCGGCTGGGACGCCGACTCCAGCGCCGTCGTCGTCGAACTGCTCGCCGCCACCGAGGAGGAGATCGACGAGTCGGTCGTCCTCGACGACACCGAGGAGGGGCCGGACGCCGTCCGCGTCTTCCTCAGCCCGGTGCAGGCCAGGGCGTTCGCCCAGCGCGCCGAACGGGTGGTCAGCGCCGGTCGCAAACCCTGTCCGCTGTGCAACGAGCCGCTGGACGCCGAGGGCCACGTCTGCCCGCGGCAGAACGGCTACCGTCGCGGCGAGCCGAGCTGA